A window from Pseudomonas campi encodes these proteins:
- a CDS encoding NAD(P)/FAD-dependent oxidoreductase — protein sequence MSAVIDAEYLIIGAGIAGASTGYFLAAHGKTILLERESQPGYHSTGRSAALYTVAYGTPQVRALTAASRAFLDQPPAGFSDHPLLSPRGELVVDFSGDPDELQRQYESGKASVPDMRLLDADQACALVPVLRRDKVQGAMLDPSAADIDTDALHQGFLRGIRQQGGEIHCASDVTSIGKTVDGWQVRCGQQLYSARVLINAAGGWCDEIAKLAGVAPIGLIPKRRAAFTFLPPEGVDSHAWPCLVDLHEAFYFKPDAGQLLGSPANADPVEPHDVQPEELDIALGIYQIEEHTTLSIRRPQHTWAGLRSFVADGDLVGGYDPQVDGFFWVAAQGGYGIQTSAAMGEACAALIRRQPLPERFAAFGLSAAMLSPARLRSPDAIRE from the coding sequence CCGGCTACCACTCCACCGGCCGCTCCGCCGCGCTGTACACCGTGGCCTATGGCACGCCGCAAGTACGCGCACTGACCGCCGCCAGCCGCGCCTTCCTCGACCAGCCGCCGGCCGGTTTCAGCGACCATCCGCTGCTCAGCCCACGCGGCGAGCTGGTGGTGGACTTCAGCGGCGACCCGGACGAGCTGCAGCGCCAGTACGAGAGTGGCAAGGCCAGCGTGCCGGACATGCGTCTGCTGGATGCCGACCAGGCCTGCGCCCTGGTGCCAGTGCTGCGCCGCGACAAGGTGCAAGGCGCCATGCTCGACCCTAGCGCCGCCGACATCGACACCGATGCCCTGCACCAGGGCTTCCTGCGCGGCATCCGCCAGCAGGGCGGGGAAATTCACTGCGCCAGCGACGTCACCAGCATCGGCAAGACCGTCGATGGCTGGCAGGTGCGCTGCGGCCAACAGCTGTACAGCGCCCGTGTGCTGATCAACGCCGCCGGCGGCTGGTGCGACGAGATCGCCAAGCTGGCCGGGGTCGCCCCCATCGGCCTGATCCCAAAACGCCGCGCGGCCTTCACCTTCCTGCCGCCGGAAGGCGTCGACAGCCATGCTTGGCCCTGCCTGGTGGACTTGCACGAAGCCTTCTATTTCAAGCCGGACGCCGGCCAGCTGCTCGGTTCGCCGGCCAATGCCGACCCGGTCGAGCCCCACGACGTGCAACCGGAGGAGCTGGATATCGCCCTGGGCATCTACCAGATCGAGGAGCACACCACGCTGTCGATTCGCCGCCCGCAGCACACTTGGGCCGGGCTGCGCAGCTTCGTCGCCGACGGTGATCTGGTCGGCGGTTACGACCCGCAGGTGGACGGTTTCTTCTGGGTCGCCGCCCAGGGTGGCTACGGCATCCAGACCAGCGCGGCGATGGGCGAGGCCTGCGCCGCGCTGATCCGCCGGCAGCCATTGCCGGAGCGTTTCGCCGCCTTCGGCCTCAGCGCGGCGATGCTCAGCCCCGCCCGTCTGCGCAGCCCGGATGCCATCCGGGAATAA